The proteins below come from a single Papaver somniferum cultivar HN1 chromosome 11, ASM357369v1, whole genome shotgun sequence genomic window:
- the LOC113323301 gene encoding bifunctional protein STORR-like has protein sequence MMKKSLHFFYDQPVSVSTLLLILLVTFSPIIYYIQKKKQNSTSSSRTGTIAASLPEASGAWPVIGHIHHFMKENELTHVTLGNMADKYGPIFSLRFGSHKTLVVSSWEMVKECFTGTTDKLFSNRPIPLAFKLMFYDTESYGFAPYGKYWRELRKISAHNLLSNQQIEKFKDLRVSEVDKSFKKLHELCSNKQGSSATSLVRLDDWFAYSTFNVIGRIVGGIQSTAVIGTQSIQEKFKLAIDEASDLMAMFAVSDAIPWLGWIDRLTGLTGKIKNCGQKLDALVGVAIEDHRQKKQIFRNTTGALMDHEQEDFIDICLSIMEQSLIPGNKPEISVKSIVLDMLSGGSDQPKLILTWTLSLLLNHPDVLNKATEEVDTHFRKKKKISHHAHMVDAADVSNLVYIQAIIKESMRLYPASTLIERMTSDDCVVGGFHVPAGTRLWVNVWKMQRDPRVWKDPMVFRPERFLSNEKSMVDVKGQHCELIPFGAGRRMCPGVSYAIEVMRLVLTRLILEFEMKAPLGGIDMRSRRGLFNNKVVPLDVLITPRTLE, from the exons atgatgaagaaatctCTTCACTTTTTCTATGATCAACCAGTTTCGGTTTCCACTCTTCTGCTTATTCTTCTAGTGACATTTTCACCTATCATCTACTATATACAGAAAAAGAAGCAAAATTCAACCTCATCGTCACGGACCGGAACTATAGCAGCTTCTTTACCGGAAGCATCGGGTGCATGGCCAGTAATCGGTCATATTCATCATTTCATGAAAGAAAACGAATTAACTCATGTAACTCTTGGAAACATGGCTGATAAGTATGGACCGATTTTCAGCTTAAGATTCGGAAGTCATAAAACTCTAGTTGTTAGTAGCTGGGAGATGGTTAAAGAGTGTTTTACAGGTACAACAGACAAGTTGTTTTCGAACCGTCCCATCCCCTTAGCATTTAAACTTATGTTTTATGACACTGAATCTTATGGTTTTGCACCTTACGGAAAATACTGGAGAGAGTTGAGAAAGATATCTGCACATAATCTCCTTtccaatcagcaaatagaaaagTTCAAAGACTTGCGAGTTTCGGAAGTCGACAAGTCCTTTAAAAAGCTTCATGAGTTATGCAGCAACAAACAGGGAAGTTCTGCAACTAGTCTTGTGAGATTAGATGATTGGTTTGCATACTCGACATTTAACGTAATAGGAAGGATTGTCGGCGGAATCCAATCAACTGCAGTGATAGGTACCCAAAGCATTCAGGAAAAGTTCAAGCTTGCAATCGATGAAGCGTCGGATCTTATGGCAATGTTTGCCGTTTCAGATGCCATTCCATGGCTTGGGTGGATTGATCGATTGACTGGTCTCACAGGAAAGATAAAGAATTGTGGACAGAAATTAGATGCACTAGTTGGGGTTGCAATTGAGGATCATCGGCAAAAGAAACAAATTTTTAGAAATACCACAGGAGCACTGATGGATCACGAACAAGAAGACTTCATTGATATTTGCTTGTCTATTATGGAGCAATCACTGATTCCCGGAAACAAACCCGAAATCTCTGTCAAATCTATTGTCTTG GACATGTTATCGGGTGGGAGTGATCAACCAAAATTAATCTTGACATGGACCCTTTCTTTGTTGTTGAACCATCCAGACGTGTTGAACAAAGCAACAGAAGAAGTGGATACACActttaggaagaagaagaagatatcacATCATGCACATATGGTTGATGCTGCTGATGTTTCTAACCTCGTTTACATCCAAGCGATTATCAAAGAGTCGATGCGATTATACCCAGCCAGTACACTGATCGAGCGGATGACCAGTGATGATTGTGTAGTAGGTGGTTTCCATGTTCCAGCTGGGACGCGGTTATGGGTTAACGTATGGAAGATGCAAAGAGACCCAAGGGTGTGGAAAGATCCGATGGTATTTCGACCTGAGAGATTCTTGAGCAATGAAAAAAGTATGGTAGATGTCAAGGGTCAACATTGCGAGCTAATACCATTTGGAGCGGGAAGACGGATGTGTCCCGGTGTATCTTATGCGATAGAAGTCATGCGTTTGGTTCTTACTCGTCTTATTCTCGAGTTCGAGATGAAAGCACCCCTGGGGGGAATTGACATGCGATCCAGGCGAGGTTTATTCAACAACAAGGTAGTGCCACTAGATGTTCTGATCACCCCACGCACACTAGAATAA
- the LOC113323333 gene encoding protein DETOXIFICATION 27-like isoform X1, which translates to MEDGKTGDVVRKEPITVPLLEEHLSPATTLQLNHDHSEIQDDLPSRVWVESKKLWYIAGPSIFSSLASFSMIIVTQAFAGHFGNLELAAIALSMTVIIGFSFGVLMGMSSALETLCGQAYGAKQYHMIGIYMQRSLVVLTLCSILLLPLYVFTTPILKVLGQPDDLAELSGSITIWLIPLHFALALQFPLQISLQCQLKTPIIAWVCLGALLFHIFLNWLAVYILGCGVIGVAATSNVSWWIIDLVLFSYIVGCGCPETWTGFSMEVFSGLWEFLKLSVASGVMLCLENWYYNILVLMAGNLKNATVAVSALTVCMIMVHSMSINGLESMISLGFFASAGIRVANELGAGNGKAAKFAAEVSTITSLIIGILICILIGIFHDKLAIVFTSSNVVLQAVDNLAFLLAFTILLNSIQQVLSGVGIGLGWQATVAYINLGCYYIIGLPLGAALGWVLHLGVRGIWSGMIAGVAAQTLILIIITIRCDWDMQAQKASSRMNMLSNSSGKP; encoded by the exons ATGGAAGACGGAAAAACTGGAGATGTAGTAAGAAAGGAACCAATAACCGTTCCGTTACTAGAAGAACATTTATCGCCGGCCACTACACTGCAACTGAATCATGATCATAGTGAAATACAAGACGATTTACCGAGTAGAGTTTGGGTTGAATCAAAGAAGTTATGGTATATTGCTGGCCCATCTATCTTCAGTAGTTTAGCTTCCTTTTCTATGATCATTGTCACCCAAGCTTTTGCTGGTCATTTTGGTAACCTTGAGCTTGCTGCAATCGCCCTTTCCATGACGGTTATCATTGGTTTTAGCTTCGGCGTATTG ATGGGAATGTCAAGTGCATTAGAGACATTATGCGGTCAAGCTTACGGAGCTAAACAATACCATATGATAGGAATTTACATGCAGCGGTCATTGGTTGTTTTGACACTCTGTTCAATTCTACTTCTACCGCTTTACGTATTCACTACACCAATTCTTAAGGTCTTGGGACAACCAGACGATCTAGCCGAGCTCTCAGGATCAATAACAATCTGGTTGATTCCACTTCATTTTGCCTTAGCTCTACAATTTCCTTTACAAATATCTCTCCAGTGTCAACTTAAGACGCCTATAATTGCTTGGGTATGTTTGGGTGCCTTACTCTTTCATATTTTCCTCAACTGGTTAGCTGTTTACATACTTGGTTGTGGTGTTATTGGAGTTGCTGCTACATCGAATGTCTCATGGTGGATTATAGATTTGGTATTATTTTCTTATATTGTTGGTTGTGGTTGCCCTGAAACTTGGACTGGTTTTTCTATGGAAGTTTTTTCTGGCCTTTGGGAGTTTTTGAAACTCTCTGTGGCTTCTGGCGTCATGTTATG TTTGGAGAATTGGTACTACAATATACTGGTTTTGATGGCTGGGAACTTGAAAAACGCTACCGTTGCGGTTTCAGCTCTAACTGTctg TATGATAATGGTTCACAGTATGAGCATAAATGGATTGGAGTCGATGATTTCACTTGGTTTCTTCGCTTCAGCTGG AATAAGGGTCGCCAACGAGCTTGGAGCAGGGAATGGAAAAGCTGCAAAATTTGCTGCTGAAGTTTCAACCATTACATCTTTGATAATAGGGATATTGATTTGTATATTGATAGGGATATTTCATGACAAGTTGGCGATTGTTTTCACCTCGAGCAATGTTGTCCTCCAGGCAGTTGATAACCTTGCATTCCTTTTGGCCTTCACCATTCTCCTCAACAGCATTCAACAAGTTCTGTCGG GAGTAGGTATTGGCTTAGGATGGCAAGCCACCGTAGCTTACATTAACCTCGGTTGCTACTATATCATCGGACTTCCACTTGGGGCTGCCCTCGGATGGGTTTTGCATCTTGGTGTTCGA GGTATATGGAGTGGGATGATAGCTGGTGTCGCTGCTCAAACGCTAATACTAAtcataatcaccattagatgTGATTGGGATATGCAG GCTCAAAAGGCAAGCTCGCGGATGAATATGTTGTCAAATTCATCTGGCAAACCATGA
- the LOC113323333 gene encoding protein DETOXIFICATION 27-like isoform X2 encodes MEDGKTGDVVRKEPITVPLLEEHLSPATTLQLNHDHSEIQDDLPSRVWVESKKLWYIAGPSIFSSLASFSMIIVTQAFAGHFGNLELAAIALSMTVIIGFSFGVLMGMSSALETLCGQAYGAKQYHMIGIYMQRSLVVLTLCSILLLPLYVFTTPILKVLGQPDDLAELSGSITIWLIPLHFALALQFPLQISLQCQLKTPIIAWVCLGALLFHIFLNWLAVYILGCGVIGVAATSNVSWWIIDLVLFSYIVGCGCPETWTGFSMEVFSGLWEFLKLSVASGVMLCLENWYYNILVLMAGNLKNATVAVSALTVCMSINGLESMISLGFFASAGIRVANELGAGNGKAAKFAAEVSTITSLIIGILICILIGIFHDKLAIVFTSSNVVLQAVDNLAFLLAFTILLNSIQQVLSGVGIGLGWQATVAYINLGCYYIIGLPLGAALGWVLHLGVRGIWSGMIAGVAAQTLILIIITIRCDWDMQAQKASSRMNMLSNSSGKP; translated from the exons ATGGAAGACGGAAAAACTGGAGATGTAGTAAGAAAGGAACCAATAACCGTTCCGTTACTAGAAGAACATTTATCGCCGGCCACTACACTGCAACTGAATCATGATCATAGTGAAATACAAGACGATTTACCGAGTAGAGTTTGGGTTGAATCAAAGAAGTTATGGTATATTGCTGGCCCATCTATCTTCAGTAGTTTAGCTTCCTTTTCTATGATCATTGTCACCCAAGCTTTTGCTGGTCATTTTGGTAACCTTGAGCTTGCTGCAATCGCCCTTTCCATGACGGTTATCATTGGTTTTAGCTTCGGCGTATTG ATGGGAATGTCAAGTGCATTAGAGACATTATGCGGTCAAGCTTACGGAGCTAAACAATACCATATGATAGGAATTTACATGCAGCGGTCATTGGTTGTTTTGACACTCTGTTCAATTCTACTTCTACCGCTTTACGTATTCACTACACCAATTCTTAAGGTCTTGGGACAACCAGACGATCTAGCCGAGCTCTCAGGATCAATAACAATCTGGTTGATTCCACTTCATTTTGCCTTAGCTCTACAATTTCCTTTACAAATATCTCTCCAGTGTCAACTTAAGACGCCTATAATTGCTTGGGTATGTTTGGGTGCCTTACTCTTTCATATTTTCCTCAACTGGTTAGCTGTTTACATACTTGGTTGTGGTGTTATTGGAGTTGCTGCTACATCGAATGTCTCATGGTGGATTATAGATTTGGTATTATTTTCTTATATTGTTGGTTGTGGTTGCCCTGAAACTTGGACTGGTTTTTCTATGGAAGTTTTTTCTGGCCTTTGGGAGTTTTTGAAACTCTCTGTGGCTTCTGGCGTCATGTTATG TTTGGAGAATTGGTACTACAATATACTGGTTTTGATGGCTGGGAACTTGAAAAACGCTACCGTTGCGGTTTCAGCTCTAACTGTctg TATGAGCATAAATGGATTGGAGTCGATGATTTCACTTGGTTTCTTCGCTTCAGCTGG AATAAGGGTCGCCAACGAGCTTGGAGCAGGGAATGGAAAAGCTGCAAAATTTGCTGCTGAAGTTTCAACCATTACATCTTTGATAATAGGGATATTGATTTGTATATTGATAGGGATATTTCATGACAAGTTGGCGATTGTTTTCACCTCGAGCAATGTTGTCCTCCAGGCAGTTGATAACCTTGCATTCCTTTTGGCCTTCACCATTCTCCTCAACAGCATTCAACAAGTTCTGTCGG GAGTAGGTATTGGCTTAGGATGGCAAGCCACCGTAGCTTACATTAACCTCGGTTGCTACTATATCATCGGACTTCCACTTGGGGCTGCCCTCGGATGGGTTTTGCATCTTGGTGTTCGA GGTATATGGAGTGGGATGATAGCTGGTGTCGCTGCTCAAACGCTAATACTAAtcataatcaccattagatgTGATTGGGATATGCAG GCTCAAAAGGCAAGCTCGCGGATGAATATGTTGTCAAATTCATCTGGCAAACCATGA